In Desulfosediminicola ganghwensis, a single window of DNA contains:
- a CDS encoding radical SAM protein produces MSSLGYQLVYALLAEDDQLVCERFFLPENGEPLRSMESQRPLNHFPLIFISISFEHDYLNLVKMLRAASIEPFAGNRSESISSEQPLVICGGVATFMNPEPLAPFVDLMILGEAEPVLPGLVQEIADSYEGKTRSELLRSLATTRSSCYVPGLYTPVYDEDGLLSSYQAEAGIPQHVTKSVVEKSPVAGHSQLITPEAEFSEMHLTELGRGCSRGCRFCAAGFIYRPPRLWDGDAVVEGLRARYSDVDRVGLLGMEMANSESLEMISDYLRESGCALSFSSLRADRLNQPLIDLLSASKLKSVAIAPDGCSERLRRVINKGLDEQDLLDAAERLVDAGIFKLKLYLMIGLPTESDEDLQEAIDLVKKIKDRIDPIGKARGRLTEIGISVNCFAPKPWTPFQYHPFGMSDPLPKGELGDSKKVVMELKRRQKLLRRELSKIANVHLQFDKPESVLFQAVLARADRRIATVLNDMAERGLNWKQAMKKNALTPEQFAICGFDESSWFGWYVIDHGIKHDYLWCEYQRAFDEKTTSACDTSICRRCGVCNE; encoded by the coding sequence ATGTCCAGTCTTGGTTATCAGCTGGTCTATGCCCTGCTCGCTGAAGATGATCAATTGGTCTGCGAGAGATTTTTCCTTCCTGAAAATGGAGAACCGCTGCGTTCCATGGAATCACAGCGGCCCCTGAACCATTTTCCACTCATCTTTATTTCCATCAGCTTCGAGCACGATTATCTGAATCTTGTGAAGATGTTGCGAGCGGCCTCAATAGAACCGTTTGCCGGCAACAGAAGCGAGAGTATTTCCAGCGAGCAGCCACTGGTTATCTGTGGTGGCGTCGCCACCTTCATGAACCCTGAACCATTGGCACCATTTGTAGACCTGATGATTCTGGGTGAGGCAGAACCTGTTCTGCCTGGGTTGGTTCAGGAAATCGCTGATTCCTATGAGGGAAAAACGCGCAGTGAATTGCTGAGGTCTTTAGCCACCACTCGTTCCAGTTGTTATGTGCCGGGCCTGTATACACCAGTTTATGATGAAGACGGGCTACTCTCCAGCTATCAGGCAGAGGCAGGGATTCCTCAGCATGTGACCAAATCCGTGGTGGAGAAATCCCCTGTTGCCGGGCATTCCCAGCTTATAACGCCGGAAGCTGAGTTCTCAGAGATGCATCTTACCGAGCTGGGTCGCGGCTGCTCCCGTGGTTGTCGTTTTTGTGCAGCCGGTTTTATTTATCGTCCACCGAGGCTGTGGGATGGCGATGCTGTGGTGGAAGGGCTTCGGGCACGCTACAGTGATGTTGATCGTGTCGGTCTGCTTGGTATGGAGATGGCGAACAGTGAATCTTTAGAGATGATCAGTGATTATCTGCGAGAGAGCGGTTGTGCCCTTTCATTTTCCTCTCTCAGGGCTGACAGACTCAACCAGCCTCTCATCGACCTGCTCTCGGCAAGCAAATTGAAAAGCGTGGCCATCGCCCCGGATGGTTGCTCAGAACGTCTGCGACGGGTTATTAATAAGGGACTTGATGAGCAGGATCTGCTCGATGCCGCAGAACGGTTGGTTGACGCCGGCATATTCAAACTGAAGCTTTACTTGATGATCGGGCTTCCCACAGAGAGTGACGAGGATCTGCAGGAAGCTATTGATCTGGTCAAAAAGATCAAGGATCGAATTGATCCCATTGGCAAAGCACGCGGCAGGCTCACCGAAATAGGCATCTCGGTAAACTGTTTTGCGCCGAAGCCCTGGACTCCCTTTCAATATCATCCCTTTGGCATGAGTGACCCACTACCGAAAGGTGAGTTGGGTGATAGTAAAAAAGTGGTCATGGAGTTGAAGCGCAGGCAGAAATTGCTGCGCAGGGAACTGTCGAAAATTGCCAACGTACACCTGCAGTTTGACAAGCCGGAGAGTGTATTGTTTCAGGCGGTACTGGCCAGGGCGGATCGTCGTATCGCTACGGTTTTAAATGATATGGCGGAACGTGGTCTAAACTGGAAACAGGCCATGAAAAAGAACGCGCTCACCCCCGAGCAGTTTGCCATATGCGGTTTTGATGAAAGCAGCTGGTTCGGCTGGTATGTCATTGATCATGGTATAAAGCACGATTATCTCTGGTGCGAATATCAGCGGGCCTTTGATGAAAAAACGACCAGTGCCTGTGACACCTCAATCTGCCGCCGTTGCGGTGTTTGCAATGAATAA